A section of the Streptomyces sp. V3I8 genome encodes:
- a CDS encoding 1,4-dihydroxy-6-naphthoate synthase: MTASAEPSKTAPRKAAPLRTAYSPCPNDTFVFDAWAHGRVPGAPELDVTFADIDITNGMAERGEFDVLKVSYAVLPYVLDEWALLPCGGALGRGCGPLVLTREPGVDLTGRTVAVPSERSTAYLLFRLWAADTLAGGVGEIVVMPFHEIMPAVRDGKVDAGLVIHEARFTYRNYGLHKLADMGEHWELTTGLPIPLGAIIARRSLGEATLRLLAESARASVRAAWDDPEASRPYVLEHAQEMDASVADQHIGLYVNEFTADLGEDGYAAIRGLLTRAAAEGLVPALAPEALAFP, translated from the coding sequence ATGACCGCATCCGCTGAACCCTCGAAGACCGCACCCCGGAAGGCCGCGCCCCTGAGGACCGCGTACTCCCCCTGCCCGAACGACACCTTCGTCTTCGACGCCTGGGCGCACGGCCGCGTCCCCGGAGCGCCCGAGCTGGACGTGACCTTCGCGGACATCGACATCACCAACGGCATGGCCGAGCGCGGTGAGTTCGACGTCCTGAAGGTGTCGTACGCCGTCCTGCCGTACGTCCTGGACGAGTGGGCCCTGCTGCCCTGCGGGGGCGCGCTCGGACGGGGCTGCGGGCCACTGGTCCTCACCCGGGAGCCGGGCGTGGACCTCACCGGCCGCACGGTCGCCGTGCCGAGCGAGAGGTCGACCGCGTACCTGCTGTTCCGCCTCTGGGCCGCGGACACGCTCGCGGGCGGGGTCGGCGAGATCGTGGTGATGCCGTTCCACGAGATCATGCCCGCCGTACGGGACGGGAAGGTGGACGCCGGACTCGTCATCCACGAGGCCCGTTTCACGTACCGGAACTACGGCCTGCACAAGCTGGCGGACATGGGCGAGCACTGGGAGCTGACGACGGGGCTGCCGATCCCGCTGGGCGCGATCATCGCCCGCCGTTCGCTGGGCGAGGCCACGCTGCGGCTGCTCGCCGAGTCCGCGCGGGCGTCCGTGCGGGCGGCCTGGGACGACCCCGAGGCCTCGCGGCCCTACGTGCTGGAGCACGCGCAGGAGATGGACGCGTCGGTGGCCGACCAGCACATCGGGCTGTACGTGAACGAGTTCACGGCCGACCTCGGGGAGGACGGGTACGCGGCGATCCGCGGCCTCCTCACACGGGCGGCGGCCGAGGGACTCGTACCGGCTCTCGCACCGGAGGCGCTCGCGTTTCCCTGA
- a CDS encoding cold-shock protein — translation MPTGKVKWFNSEKGFGFLSRDDGGDVFVHSSVLPAGVDVLKPGQRVEFGVVAGQRGDQALSVTILDPTPSVAAAQRRKPDELASIVQDLTTLLENITPMLERGRYPEKASGKKIAGLLRAVADQLDV, via the coding sequence GTGCCAACCGGCAAAGTCAAATGGTTCAACAGCGAGAAGGGCTTCGGCTTTCTCTCCCGCGACGACGGCGGTGACGTCTTCGTCCATTCCTCGGTCCTGCCCGCCGGAGTAGACGTGCTCAAGCCGGGGCAGCGCGTGGAGTTCGGCGTGGTCGCCGGGCAGCGCGGTGACCAGGCGCTTTCGGTGACGATCCTGGACCCCACCCCCTCCGTCGCGGCCGCCCAGCGCCGCAAGCCGGACGAACTGGCGTCCATCGTTCAGGATTTGACGACCCTCCTCGAAAACATCACGCCGATGCTCGAGCGGGGCCGCTATCCCGAGAAGGCCTCCGGAAAGAAGATCGCCGGTCTTCTGCGCGCGGTGGCGGACCAGTTGGACGTCTAG
- a CDS encoding HAD family hydrolase: MSSPSLTVGFDLDMTLIDSRPGIRACYQALSERTGVFIDADLAVTRLGPPLADELVNWFPAEQVETVADVYRAMYPTHAITATPAMAGAREAIAAVRAAGGRAVVVTAKYEPNAKLHLSHLGIDADAVIGGLWAEGKAQALREYDAGVYVGDHTGDVRGARTAGALSVAVATGPCDEEELRAAGADVVLKDLLEFPDWLVTHRGARLQGEVTTPRAPAGGPGRSTGTPPPPR, encoded by the coding sequence ATGAGCTCTCCCTCCTTGACCGTCGGCTTCGACCTCGACATGACCCTCATCGATTCCCGGCCCGGGATCCGCGCCTGCTACCAGGCGCTCTCGGAGCGGACCGGGGTCTTCATCGACGCCGACCTGGCCGTCACCCGGCTCGGACCGCCGCTGGCCGACGAGTTGGTGAACTGGTTCCCGGCCGAGCAGGTCGAGACCGTCGCGGACGTGTACCGGGCGATGTACCCCACCCACGCCATCACCGCGACGCCCGCGATGGCCGGCGCCCGTGAGGCCATCGCGGCGGTGCGGGCGGCCGGGGGCCGGGCCGTCGTCGTCACCGCCAAGTACGAGCCGAACGCCAAGCTGCATCTCAGCCATCTCGGCATCGACGCCGACGCCGTCATAGGCGGCCTGTGGGCCGAGGGCAAGGCGCAGGCCCTGCGCGAGTACGACGCGGGCGTCTACGTCGGCGACCACACCGGCGACGTACGCGGCGCGCGCACGGCGGGAGCGCTGTCCGTCGCCGTGGCCACCGGCCCGTGCGACGAGGAGGAGCTGCGCGCGGCCGGCGCCGACGTGGTGCTCAAGGACCTGCTGGAGTTCCCGGACTGGCTGGTCACCCACCGGGGAGCACGCCTTCAGGGCGAGGTCACGACCCCTCGCGCGCCCGCCGGCGGCCCTGGGCGATCGACTGGAACACCCCCGCCCCCGCGATGA
- a CDS encoding helicase-associated domain-containing protein, with protein MSVQEQSSGEPAGAFDRAPAEGPATAAAHPRSLAEDLRARDDDSLSALLRARPDLITPVPTDLTQLAARAGTRASVIRALERLDRFTLQTAEALAVAPDPAPYGTLLHLLAGDAGDPVVTEVLPHAVATLREQALVWGPDDRLRLVRTARELLTPSPQHPSPTGLGPTVAEATAGMSPGRIQELLTAAGLPTTHDAVSAVESLTGLFDDRARMSALLDTAPPESLEVLSRLVWGPPYGQVTAEPAARLRWLLDRGLLLPTAPGTVVLPREVALHLRAGRAHRRTEPLPPPVEPGAVHRPQVVDATAAGQAYTALATVEELLKDWDEGGPAVLRAGGLSVRDLKRTAVALDVPEPVAAFWIELAYAAGLLASDGEADERYAVTPAHDEWLDLPAAERWTRLATAWLSATRTAGVIGGRDAKDRTLSALGPGLDRSAAPEVRHRVLTLLAALPEGGTASPDALVERLHWERALRGAASSDDLRARLARWTLTEAESLGVTGRGALSAHGRALLGAAAPPAPAPEPATGPGDKLPVHHRHHHLPAPPPEPRSPAELAAAAARAGRLLAPLLPEPLDHVLLQADLTAVAPGPLERPLADVLNVLADVESKGGATVYRFTPGSVRRALDAGRSASDLQAFLAAHSRTPVPQPLAYLIDDVARRHGHLRIGAASAYVRCDDDALLNEIVADKRSQGLRLRRLAPTVLAAQADPATLLEGLRAMGFAPAAESAEGDVLITRAHARRTPPRRAPEPVPDGPPVPDATLLSAAIRAVRAGDLASTTPRKPSAAAPGPDGGLPRTTAAETLATMQAAVLTGSTLLIGYVNAEGSASQRVIAPVRVEGGFVTAYDHTADEVRTYPLHRVTGVAELADEQA; from the coding sequence ATGAGCGTCCAGGAGCAGTCATCAGGGGAGCCCGCCGGGGCTTTTGACCGGGCCCCCGCCGAGGGGCCCGCCACCGCCGCGGCACACCCTCGTTCGCTCGCGGAGGACCTGCGGGCCCGCGACGACGACTCCCTGTCCGCGCTGCTGCGGGCCCGCCCCGACCTCATCACCCCCGTACCGACGGACCTCACGCAGCTGGCCGCCCGGGCCGGTACCCGTGCCTCCGTGATCCGCGCCCTGGAGCGCCTGGACCGCTTCACGCTCCAGACGGCGGAGGCGCTGGCCGTGGCCCCGGACCCGGCCCCGTACGGCACGCTCCTGCACCTGCTGGCGGGCGACGCGGGCGACCCCGTGGTCACCGAGGTGCTCCCGCACGCGGTGGCCACCCTGCGCGAACAGGCGCTGGTGTGGGGCCCGGACGACCGGCTCCGCCTGGTGCGCACGGCCCGTGAACTGCTCACGCCCTCGCCGCAGCACCCGTCCCCGACGGGGCTCGGTCCGACGGTCGCGGAGGCCACGGCGGGCATGTCGCCGGGCCGGATCCAGGAACTGCTCACGGCGGCCGGACTGCCCACGACCCACGACGCGGTGTCCGCGGTGGAGTCGCTCACGGGCCTCTTCGACGACCGCGCCCGGATGTCCGCCCTGCTCGACACGGCCCCGCCGGAGTCCCTGGAGGTCCTCTCACGGCTGGTCTGGGGGCCGCCCTACGGCCAGGTGACCGCCGAGCCGGCGGCCCGGCTGCGCTGGCTCCTGGACCGCGGACTGCTCCTGCCCACGGCGCCCGGCACGGTCGTACTCCCCCGGGAGGTCGCCCTCCACCTGCGCGCGGGGCGCGCGCACCGGCGGACGGAACCGCTGCCTCCGCCGGTCGAGCCCGGCGCCGTGCACCGTCCGCAGGTGGTGGACGCCACGGCGGCCGGCCAGGCGTACACCGCGCTCGCCACCGTCGAGGAGCTGCTGAAGGACTGGGACGAGGGCGGTCCGGCCGTGCTGCGCGCCGGCGGCCTGAGCGTACGGGACCTGAAGCGCACGGCCGTGGCCCTGGACGTACCGGAGCCGGTCGCCGCCTTCTGGATCGAACTCGCCTACGCGGCGGGCCTGCTGGCCTCGGACGGCGAGGCCGACGAGCGGTACGCGGTGACGCCCGCCCACGACGAGTGGCTGGACCTCCCGGCGGCCGAGCGCTGGACCCGGCTGGCCACGGCGTGGCTGTCGGCGACCCGCACGGCGGGCGTGATCGGCGGCCGGGACGCCAAGGACCGCACCCTGTCGGCGCTGGGCCCCGGGCTGGACCGCTCGGCCGCCCCGGAGGTCCGGCACCGGGTCCTGACGCTCCTCGCCGCGCTGCCCGAGGGCGGCACCGCGTCCCCCGACGCCCTCGTCGAACGCCTCCACTGGGAACGCGCCCTGCGCGGCGCGGCGTCCTCGGACGACCTGCGGGCCCGCCTCGCCCGGTGGACGCTCACCGAGGCCGAGTCGCTGGGCGTCACCGGCCGGGGCGCGCTGTCCGCGCACGGGCGCGCGCTCCTGGGCGCGGCGGCGCCGCCCGCGCCCGCCCCGGAGCCCGCCACCGGTCCCGGCGACAAGCTCCCCGTCCACCACCGGCACCACCACCTCCCGGCGCCCCCGCCCGAGCCCCGCTCCCCCGCCGAACTGGCCGCCGCGGCGGCCCGGGCGGGCAGGCTCCTCGCCCCGCTGCTCCCGGAACCCCTGGACCACGTCCTCCTCCAGGCGGACCTGACGGCGGTGGCCCCCGGCCCGCTGGAGCGGCCCCTCGCCGACGTGCTGAACGTGCTCGCGGACGTGGAGTCGAAGGGCGGGGCGACGGTGTACCGCTTCACGCCGGGCTCGGTCCGCCGGGCCCTGGACGCGGGCCGCTCGGCCTCCGACCTGCAGGCGTTCCTCGCCGCCCACTCCCGTACGCCGGTGCCGCAGCCGCTCGCCTACCTGATCGACGACGTGGCCCGCCGGCACGGCCACCTGCGGATCGGCGCGGCCTCGGCGTACGTGCGCTGCGACGACGACGCGCTGCTGAACGAGATCGTCGCCGACAAGCGGTCGCAGGGGCTGCGGCTGCGCCGGCTCGCACCGACGGTCCTGGCCGCCCAGGCCGATCCGGCCACGCTCCTCGAAGGCCTGCGGGCCATGGGTTTCGCACCGGCCGCCGAGTCCGCCGAGGGCGACGTGCTGATCACCCGCGCGCACGCCCGCCGCACGCCGCCGCGCAGGGCGCCCGAGCCGGTCCCCGACGGCCCCCCGGTCCCCGACGCGACCCTGCTGAGCGCCGCGATCCGGGCCGTCCGCGCGGGCGACCTCGCCTCCACGACACCGCGCAAGCCGTCCGCCGCCGCCCCCGGACCGGACGGCGGCCTCCCCCGCACCACGGCCGCCGAGACGCTGGCCACCATGCAGGCCGCCGTCCTGACCGGCAGCACCCTCTTGATCGGTTACGTCAACGCGGAGGGCTCCGCCAGCCAGCGCGTGATCGCCCCCGTCCGGGTCGAGGGCGGGTTCGTCACGGCGTACGACCACACCGCGGACGAGGTCCGTACCTACCCCCTGCACCGGGTGACGGGCGTGGCGGAACTGGCGGACGAGCAGGCCTGA